ggggcaccggcctagggagatcaccgtcctccggcatgccgagatgattgccttcggagggaccccccagatcgacgtggaagcattcgcggcttgggccgcagtcctcgtcgccgaggctgcggctcccgtcggaacagtcggagaggcagtagtcacatgcggtcatgaagtcccgcatggcactggggttgccaagtccagagaaatcccaacagatgctgggctcgtcgtcttcctcggacccagagggcccgtaggtcgagacgtccgtcagccggtcccaaggcgaccgcatgcgaaaccccagagggttcggactcgcctctacaAGAGCGCCCGCAAAAGcacggtcgctaggcgggttgaggctgaatccaaatgacgtgggatgggaatcggtcggtacctcttggtcgacgagcggcgataaagtcacgtcggggactgactgcaccgtcgtctcaggtacgagggtgacattcagcaagctctccgcgagcgcgctggcgtcgtccgcttgctcgggattggcgtgtcgcggggagacggcgctcgtcttcgtctcaagcgcgaagtcgatacccggtgcgcccctcgttggggtgccgggactgtcgactcgctcgacagtcgatgaggcgctgcctcctgcttggccttggtcgccctgccttcccctccgtcggcgggggaaagggcaggatgagctcgaaggttgttcttccaccacgcggggaagacgtcgtcgattccgccgccggcgggtgggctgtcggccgccattgtcgttgtcgcgcggcggtggaaggagtatcatgtcgtggctgccatcgagggacatgaactcaagactctcgaaacggagcaccgtcccgggttggagaggttgctggagactgcccatctggagcttgacgggaagctgttcgtcaacacgcagcaggcccctacctggcgcgccaactgtcggcgtttcgagaccggggggtccctgggccgacgagtgaatgtcgccgcgtgccccagcccagatgggtcgagcgcgagggcgagcgcgaaggggggagagcgaggcggccggagaccggcgtgagagaggtgggaatcccgcggccttcgtgttcgtcccgcgcccaggtcgggtgcgcttgcagtagggggttacaagcgtccacgcgggagagggagcgagcggccccaagcgagcgcctgtctcgtcctcgtccccgcgcggccaaccctctctaagagggccctggtccttccttttataggcgtaaggaggggatccaggtgtacaatggggggtgtagcagagtgctacgtgtctagcggaggagagctagcgccttaagtacatgccgttgtggcagccggagagattttggcacccagctggtgtgatgtcgtggccgtcggaggagcgatggagcctggcggggggacagctgtcggagcggttgagtccttgctgacgtcctcctgcttccgtaagggggccgagagccgccgtcgtcacatagtatgggggcgccatcattgcctatctggcggagcgagccagatgggacgccggtcttgtttcctgcggcccgagtcagctcggggtggggcgatgatggcgcctcctgtcgacgtggctggtctgcgccctaggttgggcgatgtggaagctcctccgaagccgaggtcgagtctgtcttccgtggccgaggtcgagtccgagcccctgggtcgggcgaggcggaggccgttggctgaggctagggcggagtccgagccctggggtcgggcgaagcggagttcgtcgtcttctggggctgagcccgagttcgagccctgggtcgggcggagcggagttcgccatcttccgggacttagcccgagtccgagccctgggtcgggcggagcggagttcgctgtcttccgggacttagcccgagtccgagccctgggtcgggcggagcggagtttgtcgtcttccgggacttagcccaagtccgagccctgggtcgggcagagcggagtttcctatggtgccttcggccgggcctgactgcctgtcagtctcactctatcaagtggcaccgcagtcgaagTGGTGCAGGCAGTGCTGTCCTtctatcaggccggtcagtggagcggcgaagtgacggcggtcactttggctctgccggctggggggcgcgcgtcaggataaaggtgtcaggccacctttgcattaaatgctcgtgcgatttggtcggggttgcttcttagcgaaggcagggcctcgggcgagccggaaatatattcgccgttggaggggggcctcgggcgagacggaaaacctttggggtcggctgcccttgtccgaggctaggctcgggcgaggcgtgatcgagtcgctcgaatggactgatccctgacttagtcgcacccatcaggcctttgcagctttatgctgatgggggttaccagctgagaattaggagccttgtgggtacccctaattatggtccccgacaaccaccatcccctttcccttaggatccatctcttcgggcggttagtcccttagatgaagagtacggctccgatatcaattgagagcacctagagggggggtgaataggtgatcctgtaaaaatcaaacactaatagccacaaaacttagttatgagtgttagtacggctaagtagcttgaagcgagttcttgtgaacacaaacaatcacagagagatcaacacgagacacacaatttttatcccgtggttcggccaagtaacacttgcctacttccatgttgtggcatcccaatggacgagggttgcactcaacccctttcaagtgatctgatgatcaacttgaataccacgatatttTCCTTAGAGTATTTTCCTGTttccgaggaatctccacaacttggagtctctcgcccttacaacaaggaTCACAATgaaggcacagagtaaggttgggagaaacaacacacgcaagactcaaatacgtCGCACAcctacgcacacaagtgaagactcaagctcaaatgacaacacagggagttcgcgactcgaatggagctcaattctctaacacaacaaagcgaatgcgcgggagcagagtctgaatgccttagaatacttagtgaatgcttgggtgactcctccatgcgtctaggggtcccttttatagccctaaggcagctaggagctgttggaggcaaacttggaaggccatccttgccttctgtcgagtggcgcactggacagtccggtgtgccatcggacagtccctgtagctgtccggtgcgtgatcgccttccaaatcaggcgcatccgactgttgctcctctgggctgattggcgcactggacactgtccggtgcacaccagacattgtccggtgcacaccagacagaccGGTGcaccaaccgaccgttggagcagtccacgtgtcgcgcgaagaatgtgcggccgaccgttggctcactggacagtccggtgcaccaccggacagtccgatgaattataaccATACGCCGTCGTTGAttctcgagagcgacgagttcacgcggaccggcctggcgcaccggacactgtccggtgcaccaccggacagtccgatgtgccagactgagctgaagcTTGACTGCACTCAGCCAAATCTTTTCCAAtttgtttcttttcttcttagctctgtttctaacacttagacaaatacattagtattcaaaaccaatttactaagtctagaaacatatcttgttatatgatttgcacttcttgcttgtttagcacataacaactcactcactatgtgttggacacttaatcaccaaaacattatagaaatgggcaaagagcacatttccctttcacacatcCTGTGATGTCTTCACGCCATCACCGTGACCGTCTGGTCTTCCATCGATAACTTCGATCTCTCAAGACATCGGAAGGTTGTTGATATTAATTTCTAGCGTCGGCTTAGTTAAAAATAGAAAATATGCTCGCTTATTTTATGTTGACATAGACCACTTTTAAAATTAGCAATCAATAAAAAAGGAACTGTTGGAGCACATACATTTTTCTACTTTTTAAAATGTTTTAGCAACTTTTAAAATCTATAATTTAGGATGCTAAATTTATATAATTATTAGAGATACTCTTAAGAGAATTGTTGTACATGGTCTAAGCCCACTACGCCAACGCCTGACGCCCAATTCTCCGGTTCCAGTCTCCACTCACCCGTCAGTCCGTCACCCGAGACTGACCGCCGCCGCCGTACAGCACGGGCGCCGGTCACCGGGGAACGCAGGAAGCAGCACCCTTCTCCAGCTCGGGCACGCAGCAGTGCAGCACGGGCATGCAGCAGCAGGCAGCACGACACCGGCTTCTCTAGACTCCAGCTCGCCACCACCAGCGTCCAGCCTTCAGCAGGTATCGCCCTCTAGTACTCGCAGGCAATGCCTGAAGCTCAGGTTCATACATATACTATTCGTTTTATAGTTGTTTAGTTTAATGCAATAAGAGGAAGCATCCTGCAGCACACACCACACGACTCCACCACGCCAGGTTTCTTCTTCAGTTCACAACGGCAATCGGCGACCTGCTTGCTTGACTAGCTTGCAAATTCATTGCGATTAGTCAAATCAATTCATATCTGAATCCATTGCAAATTTGTTAAAGTTTGCTTAGGCGAACTGAACTTCACATTAAagtttgtttgcttggcttgtatTTGAGGCGTGGGGGGTGAAGATAAGATAGTCTAGAGTGACTCCTCTTTACGAAACAAGGGTCAACGGGCACGTTATCGGGGGAAAAAATAGTTCTGGAATGAGGCCATCTGTGCATAGTTGGTAACAGCACTTTGTGCTTCTGTCAAATGATGCTAATTTGTTACTAAGTGCATCCAGTATGGTGTAAAGTTTGCCTTTCGTGCTATGGCTTGAGATCTTGCAAATTATACAAGTTGCATACTGAGAAAGATGGTGTAAAGTTCTAAGGCTGGCGTGTATCTTGCCTTTTTTTTTCTTATGAAGCTAGAATGTGAACCGCAAGTCGGCAGTACAAACGAACTCTGAATCTGTCATGCTGTCAGCCTATCCAGAACTGCTGCAGTCCCACGCCACTATCCAATTCGAGCAgaggcaggcggggatgctctctCTACCCGCCTGCTCACCATTCCGCTTACCCCCTACCCGTTGTGGCGCTCGCCGGAAGAGCGCGGCCGCCGCGACCATCACGATGCGGGACCGCAGCAAGAACCGGAAGCCGACGCAGCGAGGGCGGTACCTCAGCACCGAGGCCATCCAGGCTGTCCAGTCCCTCAAGCGCGCCGCGCTCCGCGGCGCCCCCGCCGCGTCCGCCGCTGCCGTGGTGGAGCCCAAGCTGCGACGCCTCCTCAAGGCAGACATGGTCGCCGTCTTCCGCGAGCTCGCCGCGCAGGGCGAGGCCCTCCTGGCCCTCCAGGTACGCGCTGCTATTTGTGTAGTACTTGCCGCTTCACCGGCAGCCCGCACGAAGCTAATGGGAATGGCCTTGGTGGCTATTCTGTCGGTTGCAAGGCAAATTCTTCGACATATTCTGTCGATCAATTGCCTCTGAATATGTAGATTAGCAACTTATAATTAGTAAAATCGTTAATTCCTCGGGTGCCCTAATTCCTTTCATGAAAGCTGTGCCGTGCTGAACTTTGTCATCTGCTTAAGTTGTGCCCACTGCCCAAATTCTTAAAACTGAAGCATATCTTAATGCTCGTATTTGAGAACAATGGTTTAGCTAAAACCTGTCAGCCTTTGTAATTTGTAAACTACTACTAACAGATGTGTACCCACTATATTTGGTTATAAACCTCATTTCCGTTATATAGATGTGTTGTATTTCTcgtctaagtcaccaatttacCACCAGGTTTGTACCTCTAACTTCATGTAGTTATACCTTTTTAATGTTAGCTTCTGTAGATGACCTTTATGGGGGGATACTGGGTACATATGAGACATTTAGCCATTTAGGGTTTGTTTGAGAACTCTATTTTCCTAAGGGGTttctattttcccaagggaaaatgaactaatttcccttggaaaAATACAAATCCCGCCTTTACAAATTTTCCATCGTTATTAGTGGGCTTCACCTCATGAGTTCTACCATCTATTTCCACTTTTCCTAGTTCTTACTCTGCTGTTATATATACATATTAGGATTAGTAGTTGGTGCTACTGCTGACAACCTGAAACTTCTACTCCTGAACAGAGAAACAAAGACCAAGATCTTCTCAGCTTCACAATGTTGTTAATTCTTGTAGGTGTTTGAGGAGATCCGGAAGGAGCATTGGTACAAGCCGAGGTTGCTTTGGTACGTAGATCTTGTTACAGTGCTTGCAAGCAAAGGTCTCCGGACTGAGGTCGACAGAGCCTGTTCATATCTGAAGAGGGAACAGTTGGAGCCTGACACTGAAGGTTTCAATTTGCTTCTGAAGGCACTCCTAGACTCTGGGTTCACACAGTTAACACTGGACTGTTTCCGTCTAATGAAATTGTGGGACAGTGATCCTGACAGGATAACGTATACAACATTGATCAAAGGCCTTGAATCCCTAGGAAAGATGGAGCTATCTGCTGGCATTCGGTTGGAGGCAGAAAATGATTATGGTTCCTTGGACTTCCTCGATGAAGTGGAGATCGATGAGGCTTGCAGAAGTAGACCTTAACAGGATGGGTCAATCTTGCTCTTTGATGCAACCAGCAGGAGTAAATCTTTGTGAAGTGCAGAATGAGATTATACAGAACCTTAGTAAATAATTCTTTCCTAGATCTTATACACAATTTTAGAAATTAGAACAGACCTTGTTGCAGCAAGTACTAGTATTGACTACTAATATCTAGCTGTTTGTtgtgtatccaaaatcttgaggggTCACCTGTTATCTTAACTTGATTTTTGTTTGACATCTGTATGGATGTCTAACCATGCTGTTATTCCCTGAATTATAGTGACATTACTATTTTCGCTTCATCAAACTGTATTTTTTTATGTGTCGTAGTGTTGTGGTAAGGTACCAAAAGAACAGAAAAAATTGGAGAGGAACAGAGGAGCATGGGTCTGGTGCCACTGAATTAGTGTGTCAATACGACGGTATGCACACACAAACTTTTTACAGGTTCGGACCAGTCGCTTCACATGACACTACATTTATTATGAAGTGTCATTTATTATGAAATAGATGAAACTAGTTTTATCATCATGAAACTATGATAACTCATTTCCAATGTATTGGAAAGCGTGTGAAACCACCATTGAGAGCAGTTTGTTTCATCTTTATTTATTTCATTTACGGGGCGTttagatcccttcattttagaggaattggaattcacttaataaagtaacttatttagtttggaatttgacattccaccactttccaaagttcagatataagtctatctcaaattcatggggttgaGGGTggaaaatgattttatgcattactagaattggtttctaatctataacttacatgacactcttcgtctcactcctctatagtaaaaatgtagcacataaatatcttcgacatcttgctaataataatatacaaatatattttgcataaaaatgaattagcttaattgatactccctccgtcccaggatataaggcgtaaccacctctggttcaaagaccaagaaatgcATTTAATTGTCTCTATACCACTGCATCGATATACGTATGTATAGAGAGAGCACGCCTTATATTGTGGGACAAGAATAAAAAGTGGTTACGCCTTATAtcttgggacggagggagtatatgcctaaattactattattagaatggaattcaattcttgtgatccaaacggggcgttatTCCTATTGATTATTTAGATGCAATATTTAAGCCACATGCTAGTCTATGAAACTGTGTCATGAATTTCTTCATCGAGATAGTATATTTCATTCTTTATTTTATCTTACTTTTGTTGACATGGTAACAATGAAAATGGTGTGATGAAATTACCACTGAAAATAGCCTTATCACACAAGGAAGGGATGCATAACTCTATCCAGCAAAAGCCAAACTACTACTATCTAGTTGTTATATCATACACAGAGCACACCTTTAATATGCCATAACAGTGATATGACGGACCAGAGTGGCAGTTATAGGTGGCTAGGTGCCCACGCCGTCGAGTCGAGTACAACGTAATTATTTGGTAtttcctccgttcttttttatttatcgcggtttagtttaaaaataGACTAGCTTAtgagaacggaggtagtatttGGTTACTTGGAGAGTTGAGTGACCCAACACAAGATTTATATAGGATTGAGAGGTTTCGTCGTGTCAGAGAGACGAAGAATAAATAAATGCATAGAGAACACTTGATTCTTGCACGGCTAAAGTAGAGCGATACCCTTACGCGGGTGTCCCGAACCCTTGATTTACATTTTGCTATTACATTTGCATAATTTACTTTGAAGGAATTCTATCTGATGGAGACACCCCGCGTCAATATTATCTAGAGAGGGTCGAGTTCCCACTCGCCACAAAACCAATCAGCTCTAAATTTAGGATTGACCTATGCTGTCCCCAATCGTCCTACCAACCAAACGTCCGGACACCAGCTCATCGGTACCACCCTTCCTTTACCATGGCGCCTCGCTCCTCCGGTGGGCTCTCAGGTTTCAGCATCCACTTTGGGGGTGTTTGGGAGCAAGGAGATTGGAAGGGTTAAGAATTTTAGCCCTTCTAATTTTCTTGCTCTAAAACAAGCAGCCTACAGTTGCACAAAATCACGTTGTCCATATACATGTAATCTGCAAACGGTGATGGTAGATAAGACCTGGTAGTCCTTTGTtccctatagaaaagaaaagacatGACCTAGTGATGGTATTGTTGCTCAGAAAAACAGAGATTTGAGTGATTCTCTGCAACAAATGGCGTGCAACAAGTAACTGTATTGCCCTTGTCTAATTTTTTTGTTTGAGAAGTTATAATTGTACTGTTACTCTCTGAATGAAGTATTGCCGGCGTTTCGAACctggggaccctcaaccgagccgaccagtgaattttatCGTTGCGTGCCCATGTCCAGAtgagttggcgcaagatggaacacaagggggaatttattatctcgcaccgggggatgctcgtagtaggggttacaagcgtcgcgagagagagagcctattcgtttgctcgtccccgcgcgaccccccccccccccgcaggaaggccctggacctcccttttatagatgcaaggagagggtccagatgtacaatggggggtgtagctatgtgctaacgtgtctggcagagaagtgcctgagccctgtgtacatgccaacgtggctgtcggagaagtgcttgagccctgtgtacgcgataacgtggccgtcagagaagtgcctgagccctgtagaagcacagctgccggtgcggctgggatcctgctgacgtctccttgcttccgtagggggctgagaaccaccgacgtcatggacgcacgcgggaaccatcattacctgttatcggggtgagccagatgggacgtcggtcttgttccctcgtagcctgagctagctaggggtagggtaatgatgtatcccctgtggcgcggtcggtccgagcccaaggtcgggcgaggcgaagacttctcctgaggccgaggccgtggtcgggcgaggacgcgattcctcccgaggccgaggccgaggctgaggccgagtcctggggtcgggcgaggcggagacctcctcgcgaggccgaggcctaaggtcgggcgaggcggagcttcctgttgcgcccgaggctgaactcggctgttgtcagtcttaccccggtgggtggcatagcagtcggagcggggcgagcggtgatgttttcctgtcaggtcggtcagtgaaagggcgaagtgactgcggtcacttcgaccttgccgactgaggcgcgcgtgtcaggataaggtgtcaggcgatccccgcattaaatgtgcatgcgatacagtcggttggtgaggcgatttggccaaggttgcttcacaacgaagcctgcccgagctgggcttcgggcgagtcgagggtacgcccactgcctgaggaggccctcggacgaggcgtgaattcatccgggactactgttcccgcccgaggccgggctcgggcgaggcgagattgcgtcccatgGTAGacaaggccttgacctgaaccgtgccatcagtatttgcggtttgtgctgagggtggttatcagccgtgtttaggagtgttgggggtacccctaattacggtacccgacagtagcccccgagcctcgaagggagtgttggtactcgcttggaggcttcgccgcattttttgtgaggggaccggcctttctcggttatactttgttccggtgggtgcgcgcgagcgcacctgccgggtctagcccccgaggcctcggaggagtggtttgactcctctaaggtcttaatgcttttcgtgatgcttcggccggcctggttgttccctcatgcgacctggccgtagcccgagtgcatggtcaggttctgagtttttaggctggtctgttgacgctgtcaacagtttggccgtagccgggttgcgagaacagcccctgagcctctgcacggagcgagagaacgatcaaggactgtctcgactattattatacgccccttcgtcgccttttcgcaaggaggaaggggggaaagcgccatgttgccctcggggggcgccgaacatggtgtttccagtgagttgctaacgggtgatccgagtggacgcccgtgccccgttcgataagggtcggctagtggcccagaggcgcgctccaaaagtacctgcaggtgatttaccggacccggtcccattcgatagggtccgagggctcgatgcctccctccggtgggattccgttacaaaatcattcccactggtctcggaaatgtcctagggtacctcgggagcgtagctcgagcctcggccatgtaacgtacgcacgcagggtcatccctgactctacgtgctctggggcggctgtcgaaccctttcgaggggccagccttcgaacccctgatcagtaaagggcacggagcctgagtgctctggggcggctgtcgaaccctttcgaggggccagccttcgatcccctgatcagtaggagggctcgggggcccgtttccttcgctgagaaggatccctttcgaaatatcctctttcccggtccctgtagcaagagagagagaaagaggaagaggaaaaggatatgaatttaaatggtgtggcgcaccttttttgacgcggtcatcatggcggaggtgaaacgacgctcgcttcgcctgccaaaggtgtcgcttgccctgccgagtaGTTAATGCGACGGAACGGGCGATTCGTGGGGCggccgcgtgcgcgagtcgttcgaggaacggaacacgggcgcgtcgtcttcatgccgtgggagagggctctcctgccgctgcaggaggggacgcgagcctgcaggcgatttgaccgctgcttccgctcgtctgttgccacaattactgccggccctctTTTGACCATATCAACCGCCGTGCCTATccctgcggctgactgacccatgatcgtTGCACTTAATTGGTAATGTTGGGTCAcacgcagggctgcctcgagtcgcggcactggttccatagtcaagaagacgcggcattggcgcaagtggcggtgcggtttttcgcacgtagtaaccggcgcgtcggttacatgacatgtgggcccaggcctTCATGCTGGACCGCCagatgcgacgaagccgaaagggtgcacaatcgcggtgcggttgcacgccacttgcatggcggtccgccctttcgaccgctggtttcggcgaggatggaggagtgcttataaccgcggggcggttacatgctacgcgtgcggtggtttggcttcttccgtttcgggtcagctcgcatgacgtgtgggacctagcccccgcgtCGCAGGGTGGGAACCCTAGAGCACGTcagtggagactttgcccgtgacgcttgaggatgtgagtggggagagccgcctttgaaagggggtcgatcccccgggcagtagccatgccttcataCTTCTCGCATTCATCACGCCCTTCCACCTTGCGAGCCCCTAGATGGGGTGCACCTGCGTTGCCTTCTCCTTGCCggtgttggaggagcgcgacctcgtgggggttggcgctcttcagacatcgctcggcttcaggattttcatcatgcagcccggctacagtccctcaccaatggtcatccgtagggatgaccaccagccttgtggtggggagaagcaagccgggctgcggcctctaccccgccctcagcttcaaggatgttcatcatccgggctggggaggagggtgtaccgagttggggcctgcctccgcgtgggccggtgacccgcttcttccttccgcattcgagggagaggggcatcctccagctgtgcgaaggaggcgtcctccagccatgcgggggaaggcgaactgctgctgcctagcCAGGGTGCAGCTGTTCGTCCTCCATCCGGGcaacggtcgcgccgtgcgcaggcGGCTGCTGTCGCTGGCGCTGAAGCGGCGGCCGCCGCTGGAGAGGCTTCCCACcgcagcggtggttgcttccgcctGACGAGACTGTCAGTGCCACCTATGCttggggcctccggctctttggctttaatggctggttctcgtcccccgtgaggggacgtgaacgagggcccttcagcagtagcgtttgccctgaggccatcgctgctgctgtctagccgcccgaggcggaggtcgttgtcgcgctgctggtgcGGTGGTCGCTAGCGAACCACCTGGAGTTTTTATCCCACAGGccttccggtgtggaggttgttcatacctgcgggagtggaaccggagtcccatttgtaatggtaccctgggtatgggtgtttgttctttgcggctg
This portion of the Zea mays cultivar B73 chromosome 2, Zm-B73-REFERENCE-NAM-5.0, whole genome shotgun sequence genome encodes:
- the LOC103646322 gene encoding protein THYLAKOID ASSEMBLY 8, chloroplastic, which gives rise to MLSLPACSPFRLPPTRCGARRKSAAAATITMRDRSKNRKPTQRGRYLSTEAIQAVQSLKRAALRGAPAASAAAVVEPKLRRLLKADMVAVFRELAAQGEALLALQVFEEIRKEHWYKPRLLWYVDLVTVLASKGLRTEVDRACSYLKREQLEPDTEGFNLLLKALLDSGFTQLTLDCFRLMKLWDSDPDRITYTTLIKGLESLGKMELSAGIRLEAENDYGSLDFLDEVEIDEACRSRP